One part of the Microlunatus elymi genome encodes these proteins:
- the trxA gene encoding thioredoxin — MGAVSDVTDADFEERVLKSDKPVMVDYWADWCGPCKQVSPIIEELAEAHGDKITFVKMDTNTNPVTPANNHVLGLPTIQVYVGGELVKAFKGAKSKSVLKGAIEEYL; from the coding sequence ATGGGTGCAGTCAGTGACGTCACCGACGCCGATTTCGAGGAGCGGGTGCTCAAGTCCGACAAGCCCGTGATGGTCGACTACTGGGCCGACTGGTGCGGGCCGTGCAAGCAGGTCAGCCCGATCATCGAGGAGTTGGCCGAGGCGCACGGCGACAAGATCACGTTCGTCAAGATGGACACCAACACCAATCCGGTGACGCCGGCCAACAATCACGTCCTCGGGCTGCCAACCATCCAGGTGTACGTGGGCGGCGAGTTGGTGAAGGCGTTCAAGGGTGCCAAGTCCAAGTCGGTGCTCAAGGGCGCCATCGAGGAATACCTCTGA
- a CDS encoding ParB/RepB/Spo0J family partition protein — protein MSNAAPRGLGRGLGQLIQRSEPRPPTASHTPSTEKPPVEADGVSPAETATSGDQHPVPEGSYFAEVPIGSIRPNPRQPRTVFDEDELNELVDSITEVGLLQPIVVRPLDDADADDPRYELVMGERRWRASQAAELTTIPAIVRRTEEADLLRDALLENLHRSQLNPLEEAAAYQQMLDDFGCSQEELAQRIKRSRPQISNTIRLLRLPGSVQRRVAAGVLSAGHARALLMVEDQSAQERMAQRVVAEGLSVRATEELVTLGEGTEEPRSRTRERRAASPRALEIADRLSDRLETRVRVDVGKSRGKITIDFATAEDMERIVALIDGR, from the coding sequence ATGAGCAACGCAGCACCACGCGGACTGGGACGCGGACTCGGCCAGCTGATCCAACGCTCAGAGCCGCGGCCGCCCACCGCGTCGCACACGCCCTCGACGGAGAAGCCACCGGTCGAAGCCGACGGCGTTTCTCCGGCCGAGACGGCGACGTCCGGCGACCAGCATCCAGTTCCCGAAGGCTCCTACTTTGCCGAGGTGCCGATCGGCAGCATCCGGCCGAATCCGCGGCAGCCTCGAACCGTCTTCGACGAGGACGAACTGAACGAACTGGTCGACTCGATCACCGAGGTCGGCCTGCTGCAGCCGATCGTGGTGCGACCACTGGACGACGCCGATGCGGACGATCCGAGATACGAGCTGGTGATGGGGGAGCGTCGTTGGCGGGCCTCCCAGGCGGCCGAGCTGACCACGATCCCGGCGATCGTCCGTCGTACGGAGGAAGCGGACCTGCTGCGCGACGCTCTGCTGGAGAACCTGCACCGCAGCCAACTGAATCCGCTCGAGGAGGCGGCGGCCTACCAACAGATGCTGGATGACTTCGGTTGTTCGCAGGAGGAGCTGGCGCAGCGGATCAAGCGTTCGCGGCCGCAGATCTCGAACACGATCCGGCTGCTGCGGCTGCCCGGATCGGTGCAGCGTCGGGTCGCGGCAGGCGTGCTCAGCGCCGGCCACGCGAGGGCGTTGCTGATGGTCGAGGACCAGTCGGCGCAGGAACGGATGGCGCAGCGTGTTGTCGCCGAGGGCCTGTCGGTGCGTGCCACCGAGGAGCTCGTGACCCTGGGAGAGGGCACCGAGGAGCCTCGCTCGCGCACCCGCGAGCGTCGCGCCGCGAGCCCGCGCGCGCTGGAGATTGCCGATCGGCTGTCCGATCGGCTGGAGACCCGCGTCCGGGTCGACGTCGGAAAGTCGCGGGGCAAGATCACCATCGACTTCGCCACGGCCGAGGACATGGAGCGCATCGTCGCGTTGATCGACGGACGGTGA
- a CDS encoding ParA family protein, protein MPAPHATRIVVVANQKGGVGKTTTSVNLAAALALGGLSVLVVDLDPQGNASTALGVQHDTGVKGAYEVLIDGEPIADHVVDSPEAPNLKVLPATVDLAGAEIELVSVVARENRLKRALTRYLADNPTDYILIDCPPSLGLLTLNALVAAGEVLIPIQCEYYALEGVSQLMNTIDLVMGELNEELQLSTVLLTMYDGRTRLAAQVADEVRAYFADQTLPTVIPRSVRISEAPSYGQTVLTYHPESAGAVSYLEAAHEIARRGAKEN, encoded by the coding sequence ATGCCCGCGCCGCACGCGACCCGGATTGTCGTGGTGGCGAATCAGAAGGGCGGCGTGGGCAAGACGACGACGTCGGTGAACCTTGCTGCCGCGCTCGCGTTGGGCGGTTTGTCGGTGCTTGTTGTCGACCTCGACCCGCAAGGAAACGCGTCGACGGCGCTGGGCGTACAACACGACACCGGTGTGAAGGGCGCCTACGAAGTGCTGATCGATGGGGAGCCGATCGCCGACCATGTCGTGGACTCGCCGGAAGCTCCGAACCTGAAGGTGCTTCCGGCCACGGTCGACCTGGCCGGCGCCGAGATCGAACTGGTCTCCGTGGTTGCGCGCGAGAACCGGCTGAAGCGGGCCCTGACGCGCTACCTCGCCGACAACCCGACGGACTACATCCTGATCGACTGCCCGCCCTCGTTGGGCTTGTTGACCCTCAACGCGCTAGTTGCGGCCGGTGAAGTGCTGATCCCGATCCAATGCGAGTATTACGCCCTGGAGGGCGTCTCTCAGTTGATGAACACGATCGATCTGGTGATGGGCGAGCTGAACGAGGAGTTGCAGCTCAGTACCGTCCTGCTGACCATGTACGACGGCCGGACCCGTCTCGCCGCGCAGGTGGCGGATGAGGTCCGCGCCTACTTTGCCGACCAGACGCTGCCGACCGTGATTCCGCGGTCGGTCCGCATTTCGGAAGCACCGAGCTACGGCCAAACCGTCCTCACCTATCACCCCGAGTCGGCCGGTGCGGTCTCGTACCTGGAAGCCGCGCACGAGATCGCCCGCCGCGGCGCGAAGGAGAACTGA
- the manD gene encoding D-mannonate dehydratase ManD, which produces MLIKSAEVIITSPDRNFVTLKITTDDGITGLGDATLNGRELSVASYLKDHVVPLLIERDPQNIEDTWQFLYRSAYWRRGPVTMAAIAAVDVALWDIKAKQAGLPLYQLLGGASRNGILAYGHASGSELPELFDSIRTHQEQGFRAIRVQSGVPGLRAIYGVHAKVEPVPGDDRDDHYEPAQRALRPPEEDWDTRAYLRHLPTVFEAVRNEFGPQLPLLHDGHHRMTPIQAAKLGKALEPYDLFWLEDCTPAENQEALRLVRQHTTTPLAIGEIFNTVWDYQLLIKEQLIDYVRSAITHTGGITQLKKILEYAGQYQIKSGIHGPTDISPVGFAAGLHLDLAIHNFGIQEYMPHGAKTNAVFEQSMTFTDGYLHPGDKPGLGVELNVDEAGKYPYQTAYLPFNRLADGTVHDW; this is translated from the coding sequence ATGTTGATCAAGTCGGCCGAGGTGATCATCACCAGCCCGGATCGCAACTTCGTCACGTTGAAGATCACCACGGACGACGGGATCACCGGTCTCGGTGACGCGACCCTGAACGGCCGCGAGCTGTCCGTCGCCTCGTACCTGAAGGATCATGTCGTCCCGCTGTTGATCGAACGGGATCCGCAGAACATCGAGGACACCTGGCAGTTCCTCTATCGCAGCGCCTACTGGCGGCGTGGTCCGGTGACCATGGCCGCCATCGCCGCAGTCGACGTGGCGCTGTGGGACATCAAGGCCAAGCAGGCCGGGTTGCCGCTCTATCAGTTGCTCGGCGGAGCCAGCCGGAACGGGATCCTGGCCTACGGCCACGCCAGCGGCAGCGAGCTGCCGGAGCTCTTCGACAGCATCAGAACGCATCAGGAGCAGGGTTTCCGGGCGATCCGGGTGCAGTCCGGCGTGCCCGGTCTGCGGGCGATCTACGGTGTCCACGCGAAGGTCGAACCGGTGCCCGGCGATGATCGTGATGATCATTACGAGCCGGCCCAGCGGGCGTTGCGGCCGCCGGAGGAGGACTGGGACACCCGCGCCTACTTGCGGCATCTGCCGACGGTGTTCGAGGCTGTTCGCAACGAGTTCGGGCCCCAGCTGCCGCTGCTGCATGACGGGCATCACCGGATGACGCCGATCCAGGCGGCCAAGCTCGGCAAGGCGTTGGAGCCGTACGATCTTTTCTGGTTGGAGGATTGCACTCCGGCCGAGAATCAGGAGGCGCTGCGGCTGGTCCGCCAGCACACCACCACTCCGCTGGCGATCGGCGAGATCTTCAACACTGTTTGGGATTACCAGCTGTTGATCAAGGAACAGTTGATCGACTACGTACGCAGTGCGATCACCCACACCGGTGGCATCACCCAGCTGAAGAAGATCTTGGAGTACGCCGGGCAGTATCAGATCAAGTCCGGTATCCACGGACCGACCGACATCTCGCCGGTCGGCTTCGCGGCCGGGCTGCATCTTGATCTTGCCATCCACAACTTCGGCATCCAGGAGTACATGCCGCACGGCGCCAAGACCAACGCGGTCTTCGAACAGTCGATGACCTTCACCGACGGCTATCTGCATCCGGGTGACAAGCCGGGCTTGGGGGTCGAGTTGAACGTGGACGAGGCGGGGAAGTACCCCTACCAGACGGCCTATCTGCCGTTCAACCGCTTGGCCGACGGCACCGTGCACGATTGGTGA
- a CDS encoding GNAT family N-acetyltransferase translates to MTTPRYRPLTGPILSGIEDPCAHCGYGFTARTVIDAFGRSDDRLPDWIQETTDLWGLCGVVAQLNGDQPGYLTLAPAELVPPVPLPGLGGNSADALSPDAAVLTAVAVCRDYRGRGLARNLVRTAVAQLAKRQLGTVEVIGTFGPAAIPHADGDQGSRMVLLPVSFWQAMGFHIVRRHPITPTLRLDASSTARWRPDFAAAWQRFADLVSQPGPAQPASFQQHQDLVRQHLSHSS, encoded by the coding sequence ATGACCACGCCGCGCTACCGGCCGCTGACCGGCCCGATCCTGTCGGGGATCGAGGATCCGTGCGCGCACTGCGGCTACGGCTTCACCGCCCGCACGGTGATCGACGCCTTCGGCCGCAGCGACGATCGGTTGCCGGACTGGATCCAGGAGACCACCGACCTGTGGGGTCTGTGCGGCGTCGTCGCCCAACTGAACGGCGATCAACCCGGCTATCTCACCCTCGCACCGGCCGAGTTGGTCCCTCCGGTCCCGCTCCCCGGACTCGGCGGCAACTCGGCCGACGCGCTCAGTCCGGACGCGGCCGTGCTGACGGCGGTGGCGGTCTGCCGTGACTATCGCGGCCGCGGCTTGGCCCGCAACCTGGTCCGTACCGCCGTCGCCCAACTGGCCAAGCGCCAACTCGGCACTGTCGAGGTGATCGGCACCTTCGGCCCGGCCGCGATCCCGCACGCCGATGGCGACCAGGGGTCAAGAATGGTGCTGTTGCCGGTCAGCTTCTGGCAGGCGATGGGATTCCACATCGTTCGCCGACACCCAATCACGCCGACGCTGCGCCTGGATGCGTCCAGCACCGCTCGCTGGCGACCGGACTTCGCGGCCGCCTGGCAACGGTTCGCCGACCTCGTCTCCCAGCCGGGCCCGGCTCAACCGGCGAGCTTTCAACAGCACCAGGATCTGGTCCGGCAGCACCTCTCGCACTCGTCCTGA
- a CDS encoding mannitol dehydrogenase family protein encodes MSDPRTIHLGLGAFFRAHQAYYTHRAEQLTGQQTGIHAFTGRKPDAAETLAAQGFGYTLIERGADGDKLELINSIRAASAGADQDAWRDAWLVDDLQLVTMTITEAGYRVTPDDLPALQAGRPGSAMSRLLYGLQTRRQAGLGPVAVISCDNLASNGEVLGRTVRELAGQWDDDLAAWIETSASFPSTMVDRITPATTDADRELATAWLREQGAEQAIDNMPVVCEPFTEWVIAGDFPAGRPAWDQVGVTVVDDVAPYEQRKLWLLNAGHSMLAYYGLALGHATIDQTMADPRCTELLEALWSAAAEVLPFDAAEIERACEALRVRFRNPRIRHNLIQIAGDGSQKLPNRTLGIYRARRAARLPLDPGTPATLAGWLIHLGTDRVNDQGVAELYSRFASAETATPSARIPVMLEFFGADLADDHELAAAIGDQLKQLDVK; translated from the coding sequence GTGAGCGACCCGCGCACGATCCACCTGGGTCTGGGCGCCTTCTTCCGCGCCCATCAGGCCTACTACACCCACCGTGCCGAGCAGCTCACCGGACAACAAACCGGCATCCACGCCTTCACCGGCCGCAAGCCCGATGCCGCAGAAACCCTTGCTGCACAGGGATTCGGTTACACCTTGATCGAACGCGGCGCCGACGGCGACAAGCTGGAGTTGATCAACAGCATCCGCGCGGCCTCGGCCGGTGCCGACCAGGACGCCTGGCGCGACGCCTGGCTGGTCGACGATCTGCAGCTGGTCACCATGACGATCACTGAGGCCGGTTATCGGGTCACGCCGGACGATCTGCCCGCGTTGCAGGCGGGTCGTCCGGGTTCGGCGATGTCGCGATTGCTGTACGGACTGCAGACCCGGCGGCAGGCCGGGCTCGGGCCGGTGGCGGTGATCAGCTGCGACAACCTGGCCAGCAACGGCGAGGTGCTGGGCCGGACCGTACGCGAGCTGGCCGGGCAGTGGGACGACGACCTGGCGGCCTGGATCGAAACGTCGGCGAGCTTTCCGAGCACCATGGTGGATCGGATCACACCGGCCACCACCGATGCCGATCGGGAGCTGGCCACCGCCTGGCTGCGCGAGCAGGGCGCCGAGCAGGCGATCGACAACATGCCGGTCGTCTGCGAGCCGTTCACCGAATGGGTGATCGCCGGTGACTTCCCGGCAGGACGTCCCGCCTGGGATCAGGTCGGTGTGACCGTCGTCGACGACGTGGCCCCGTACGAGCAGCGCAAGCTGTGGCTGCTGAACGCGGGCCACTCGATGCTGGCCTACTACGGTCTGGCGCTCGGCCACGCGACCATCGACCAGACCATGGCCGACCCGCGCTGCACCGAGTTGCTGGAGGCGCTGTGGTCTGCAGCGGCCGAGGTGCTGCCGTTCGACGCGGCGGAGATCGAGCGTGCGTGCGAGGCGCTGCGGGTCCGCTTCCGCAATCCGCGGATCCGGCACAACCTGATCCAGATCGCCGGCGACGGTTCGCAGAAGCTGCCGAACCGGACACTGGGCATCTACCGGGCCCGGCGGGCCGCGCGGCTGCCGCTGGATCCGGGCACGCCGGCCACGCTGGCCGGCTGGCTGATCCACCTGGGCACCGATCGGGTCAATGATCAAGGTGTGGCGGAGCTGTACTCGCGCTTCGCGTCGGCCGAAACCGCGACGCCGTCGGCGCGAATCCCTGTCATGCTTGAATTCTTCGGCGCTGACCTGGCCGATGATCACGAGTTGGCAGCGGCGATCGGTGATCAACTCAAGCAGCTGGACGTCAAGTAG
- a CDS encoding Gfo/Idh/MocA family protein, translated as MSELLGMLGDNGNDGWSEPLVTTPSSTTAAAPATSEQSGQTRALIIGCGIIGVHHANVLTKHPDFTVTALVDVDRSAAEKTAQKVVELGATEPVIYDSIADAVASGTVDLGVVCTPSGYHIDNALEVINAGKHAVIEKPLDVSVAKSREFAEATAKAAENGQLVSVISQHRFDPGSALVHQAIEENRFGRITSAVATMSWYRSQEYYDSGDWRGTWALDGGGAVMNQGVHTVDLLRWFCGRPVEIFAHTAQLAHERIEIEDTATATVRFESGALAVIHMTTAAYPGLTARVQVLGSLGSAIVDNDQLRYFHAGDGEVSDNLREAKTIGNQAEAVLGKAAAERDEFAGSRNEPDGFVAGHFRQYDDIAQALRGGTQPLVTVTEAMLSLALVRSLYISATLGQPVNFDDVLNGKYDDVTVTVTRDATA; from the coding sequence TTGAGCGAGCTGCTCGGCATGCTCGGGGACAACGGCAACGACGGCTGGAGTGAACCACTCGTGACCACACCCTCATCGACCACCGCAGCAGCCCCGGCGACTTCGGAGCAGTCCGGGCAGACCCGGGCCCTGATCATCGGCTGCGGGATCATCGGCGTCCACCACGCGAACGTGCTCACCAAGCACCCCGACTTCACCGTGACCGCGTTGGTCGACGTCGACCGGTCCGCCGCGGAGAAGACCGCGCAGAAGGTCGTCGAGCTCGGCGCCACCGAGCCGGTCATCTACGACTCGATCGCCGACGCCGTCGCCTCCGGCACCGTCGACCTCGGGGTGGTCTGCACGCCGAGTGGCTATCACATCGACAACGCGCTCGAGGTGATCAACGCCGGCAAGCATGCGGTGATCGAGAAGCCGCTGGACGTGTCGGTGGCCAAGAGCCGGGAGTTCGCCGAGGCGACCGCGAAGGCTGCCGAGAACGGCCAACTGGTGTCGGTGATCAGCCAGCACCGGTTCGATCCGGGCAGCGCGCTGGTGCACCAGGCGATCGAGGAGAACCGGTTCGGCCGGATCACTTCCGCCGTCGCGACCATGTCCTGGTATCGCAGCCAGGAGTACTACGACTCCGGCGACTGGCGCGGGACCTGGGCGCTCGACGGCGGCGGCGCCGTGATGAACCAGGGCGTGCACACCGTCGACCTGCTGCGCTGGTTCTGCGGACGGCCGGTGGAGATCTTCGCCCACACCGCGCAGCTGGCCCACGAGCGGATCGAGATCGAGGACACCGCCACCGCCACGGTCCGGTTCGAGTCCGGAGCCCTGGCCGTCATCCACATGACGACTGCCGCCTACCCGGGGCTGACCGCGCGGGTCCAGGTGCTCGGCTCGCTCGGCTCGGCGATCGTCGACAACGATCAGTTGCGCTACTTCCACGCCGGTGACGGCGAGGTCTCCGACAACCTCCGCGAGGCCAAGACCATCGGCAACCAGGCCGAGGCCGTGCTCGGCAAGGCAGCCGCCGAGCGGGACGAATTCGCCGGCAGCCGGAACGAGCCCGACGGCTTCGTCGCCGGCCATTTCCGTCAGTACGACGACATCGCCCAAGCGCTGCGGGGCGGCACCCAGCCGCTGGTCACCGTCACCGAGGCGATGCTGTCGCTGGCCCTGGTCCGCTCGCTCTACATCTCGGCGACGCTGGGCCAGCCGGTGAACTTCGACGACGTCCTCAACGGGAAGTACGACGACGTGACCGTCACCGTCACCCGGGACGCGACGGCGTGA
- a CDS encoding ATP-binding protein, with protein MSTSQRASRRPDAEPAVKPIEVTPELKSLMRRLKLGQLLDTLPDRLALARSNRMPHHDFLEMIFSDEVTRRDRQSAQRRAKAAHLDPQMQLQAWDDTTPASFDQDLWQELTSLRFLADAYNVLIMGPVGVGKTFLANALGHIAVRRHHSVHAERADKLFKRLRGARLDGSYDDEMRKLHRVDLLIMDDLALHRLETTETSDFYELIVERHRKGSMIITSNREPPEILTMMADPLLAQSAMDRFQSAAYELVVEGESYRQRQRPRPGKPAESDQQD; from the coding sequence ATGAGCACGAGCCAGCGCGCGAGTCGTCGACCGGATGCCGAGCCTGCGGTCAAGCCGATCGAGGTCACCCCGGAGTTGAAGTCGTTGATGCGCAGGTTGAAACTCGGTCAACTCCTCGACACCCTGCCCGACCGGCTCGCGTTGGCACGGTCGAACCGGATGCCGCACCACGACTTCCTGGAAATGATCTTCTCCGACGAAGTCACCCGCCGCGACCGCCAATCCGCCCAACGCCGCGCCAAAGCAGCCCACCTCGACCCGCAGATGCAGCTCCAGGCCTGGGACGACACCACGCCGGCCAGCTTCGATCAGGACCTATGGCAGGAACTCACCTCACTGAGGTTCCTGGCCGATGCCTACAACGTTCTGATCATGGGACCCGTCGGCGTCGGGAAGACGTTCCTGGCCAACGCACTCGGCCACATCGCCGTCAGACGTCACCACAGCGTGCACGCCGAACGCGCCGACAAACTGTTCAAACGACTCCGCGGCGCCCGGCTCGACGGCAGTTACGACGACGAGATGCGTAAACTCCACCGCGTCGACTTGTTGATCATGGACGACCTCGCCCTGCACCGCCTCGAAACCACCGAAACCAGCGACTTCTACGAACTCATCGTCGAACGACACCGCAAAGGCTCCATGATCATCACCAGCAACCGCGAGCCACCCGAAATCCTGACCATGATGGCCGACCCGCTGCTCGCCCAATCCGCGATGGACCGGTTCCAATCAGCCGCCTACGAACTCGTCGTCGAAGGCGAGTCCTACCGCCAACGACAACGGCCCCGACCCGGCAAACCAGCCGAGTCCGACCAGCAGGATTGA
- a CDS encoding OsmC family protein gives MAEQTPKDTLRSVTLARTAKGSYTATNVRGGTIDIGSGQGDDFTPVELLLAAIAACSAIDVDLITGKRSEPDTFTATSSGNKIADEHGNRLIDLLIDFDISFPDDDGGRQATDVLRRSIKQSHDRLCTVGRTVETGTPITARLHGETIAG, from the coding sequence ATGGCCGAGCAAACCCCCAAGGACACCCTGCGCAGCGTCACCCTGGCACGTACCGCTAAGGGCAGCTACACCGCGACCAACGTGCGCGGAGGCACGATCGACATCGGCAGCGGACAGGGCGACGACTTCACCCCGGTCGAACTGCTGCTGGCTGCGATCGCCGCGTGCAGCGCGATCGACGTCGACCTCATCACCGGCAAACGCTCCGAGCCGGACACCTTCACCGCGACCAGCTCCGGCAACAAGATCGCCGACGAGCACGGCAATCGGCTGATCGATCTGCTGATCGACTTCGACATCAGCTTCCCCGACGACGACGGCGGACGGCAGGCCACCGACGTACTGCGCCGCTCGATCAAGCAGTCCCACGACCGGTTGTGCACTGTCGGCCGAACCGTCGAAACCGGTACGCCGATCACCGCACGTTTGCACGGCGAGACGATCGCCGGCTGA
- a CDS encoding SURF1 family protein: MTVVKQIAVVLGGLLIAAIMVGLGVWQLDVYESQGHSAAVARAAAPPVDVASVAPPGQDVGDAYGRRVRFTGHYDPKLQTYIADPERRGRYRVLTAFRLDSGGALAVVRGVTDGKDAAPPPTGTVTQTGVLLPSEGADAQAAPSSEPTSVVLASLTQSWPIDLVNGYATLGADEARAQSLTPATIELPSSHGRLRNGFYALQWWVFAGFAVVMAIRIARDLGRDGDSVEAFDSDADSDSGGASAAAETEQHSSDTADHRVSGPVRSP, from the coding sequence GTGACCGTCGTCAAGCAGATCGCGGTCGTTCTGGGCGGGTTGCTGATCGCGGCGATCATGGTCGGGCTGGGCGTCTGGCAGCTCGACGTGTACGAGTCACAGGGCCACAGTGCCGCCGTTGCTCGGGCCGCCGCGCCGCCGGTCGACGTCGCGTCGGTCGCGCCGCCGGGACAGGACGTCGGCGACGCGTACGGGCGTCGTGTTCGCTTCACCGGGCATTACGACCCGAAGCTGCAGACCTACATCGCCGACCCCGAACGGCGCGGACGCTATCGCGTGCTGACCGCCTTTCGGCTGGATTCCGGCGGCGCCTTGGCCGTGGTTCGTGGTGTCACCGACGGCAAGGACGCTGCGCCGCCGCCCACGGGGACGGTCACTCAGACCGGCGTATTGCTGCCGTCGGAAGGGGCCGACGCGCAGGCGGCGCCCTCCAGCGAGCCGACCTCGGTGGTGCTGGCGTCGCTGACGCAGTCGTGGCCGATCGATCTGGTGAACGGCTATGCGACCCTCGGCGCCGACGAGGCACGGGCCCAGTCGCTCACTCCGGCGACGATCGAGCTGCCGAGCTCGCACGGGCGACTCCGCAACGGGTTCTACGCTCTGCAGTGGTGGGTGTTCGCCGGGTTCGCCGTGGTGATGGCGATCCGGATCGCCCGCGATCTCGGCCGAGACGGCGATTCGGTCGAGGCTTTTGACTCCGACGCCGACTCTGACTCCGGCGGCGCCTCAGCGGCGGCCGAGACGGAACAACACTCCTCCGACACGGCTGACCATCGTGTGTCCGGCCCCGTGCGGTCGCCGTAG